A single window of Anaerocolumna chitinilytica DNA harbors:
- a CDS encoding glucosidase family protein, which yields MEQSNMQLQDLPFQIKDGKLQKERESQFTLTVGKQTSPLTFKVSRVAGVVQIEKSIYHLCLSEKTTKISCNGNLWILPISNSQGLTVLISGTGEKNAKLLGSGVEVMLEQGDYTLKLYTGWPACDVFGKHLSLGIEGGKKLEDTFVRFYWDTLLPSVIEKTDALDFAVSEGYVLSTLDTGTYAGTYPDVDHEFQSKGRIALRGACELSVVERMMNLQFKMMREDPIGLFRNPCAVQPKGEREYHVRRDSLDRSANAEMFLVTGNVEILETAWLYYATTKNSVWLHSHIEDLEGAASLLEHLTDRNGKLWSDVFYEDQVIKDGMECMSAALAAHGLGLLAELENHIGRSEAAARFKMLADKLSSAMVKPIPQGFWNEKESHFVDWIDRSGQVHDHIHLLANCLPVLFGYSDDGQTKAVKNIIEKYFEEFQRFPTFLSPCIADYTPDEIGSGGPYDLCAAGRYWCWDAAYWASLGRGDVLYNQLLQVAAQAELDEFHMGERYDMNHVYYQDDKNWHGAAYYYEYPCVYTWVLMQEFLGLRPGLDVDLDIRPTLNQYGKITAENYGVEYEYKANEFIIKNTGTHSQNMRFNLQTIYPDKDLYVKEEVLMKEKIYTLKSGEALRIHVE from the coding sequence ATGGAACAAAGCAATATGCAGTTACAAGACCTGCCTTTTCAAATAAAGGACGGCAAATTGCAGAAAGAGAGAGAAAGTCAGTTTACATTGACAGTCGGTAAGCAAACAAGTCCGCTTACCTTCAAAGTATCACGTGTAGCAGGTGTAGTGCAAATTGAAAAAAGTATATATCACCTGTGTCTCTCTGAGAAGACTACAAAGATAAGCTGCAATGGGAACCTTTGGATTCTACCGATTTCAAATTCACAGGGTCTAACGGTGCTTATAAGCGGAACCGGAGAAAAAAATGCTAAGCTGTTAGGCTCAGGAGTTGAAGTCATGCTGGAACAAGGTGACTACACTCTGAAGCTATATACAGGATGGCCGGCTTGTGATGTGTTTGGTAAACATTTATCTTTAGGGATAGAAGGGGGCAAAAAATTAGAGGATACTTTCGTCCGATTTTACTGGGATACGTTACTTCCATCTGTTATTGAGAAAACAGACGCTCTGGACTTTGCTGTAAGTGAAGGCTATGTACTCAGTACCTTAGATACCGGTACATATGCAGGAACCTATCCGGATGTAGATCATGAGTTCCAGAGTAAAGGTCGTATAGCGTTACGAGGAGCTTGTGAGTTATCTGTTGTAGAAAGAATGATGAATCTGCAATTTAAAATGATGAGAGAAGACCCGATTGGCCTATTTCGAAACCCTTGTGCCGTTCAGCCAAAAGGCGAGAGGGAGTATCATGTACGCAGAGACAGCCTGGACCGGTCTGCCAATGCGGAGATGTTTTTAGTAACAGGAAATGTAGAAATTCTGGAGACAGCCTGGTTGTATTACGCAACTACTAAAAATAGTGTATGGTTACATTCACACATAGAGGATTTGGAAGGTGCTGCATCACTTTTGGAACATCTGACGGACCGTAATGGAAAGCTTTGGTCCGATGTATTTTATGAAGATCAGGTAATTAAAGACGGAATGGAATGTATGTCAGCTGCCTTGGCAGCCCATGGACTGGGATTATTGGCTGAATTAGAAAACCATATAGGACGTTCTGAGGCGGCTGCTCGTTTTAAAATGCTGGCAGATAAACTTTCTTCCGCCATGGTGAAACCAATTCCTCAAGGATTTTGGAATGAAAAAGAGAGCCATTTTGTAGATTGGATTGATAGAAGCGGACAGGTGCATGATCACATTCATTTATTGGCCAACTGTCTTCCCGTGCTCTTTGGTTATAGTGATGACGGACAGACCAAAGCAGTGAAAAATATCATAGAGAAGTATTTTGAGGAATTCCAGCGTTTCCCCACCTTTTTATCCCCCTGTATTGCCGATTACACGCCGGATGAGATAGGGAGCGGCGGACCTTACGACTTATGTGCTGCAGGACGTTATTGGTGCTGGGATGCAGCTTATTGGGCTTCTCTTGGCAGAGGAGATGTTTTGTATAATCAGCTCCTACAAGTTGCAGCTCAGGCAGAGCTGGATGAATTCCATATGGGTGAACGTTATGATATGAATCATGTATATTATCAGGATGATAAGAATTGGCATGGTGCGGCTTATTATTACGAATATCCTTGTGTTTATACCTGGGTATTAATGCAGGAATTCTTAGGACTGCGTCCGGGGTTGGATGTGGATTTGGATATTCGTCCGACACTTAATCAGTATGGAAAAATAACAGCAGAAAACTACGGTGTCGAGTATGAATATAAAGCTAATGAGTTTATCATTAAAAATACTGGGACACATAGCCAGAACATGAGATTTAACTTGCAAACAATCTACCCGGATAAAGACTTGTATGTAAAAGAAGAAGTTCTTATGAAAGAGAAGATTTACACATTAAAATCCGGTGAAGCTTTGAGAATCCATGTAGAATGA
- a CDS encoding DUF3888 domain-containing protein, whose protein sequence is MKYNKSWRFIVILILSDILLFEMVFYLQKNHTLPVFNYSQTTESETKDELIISLFMNNIIADSSKFYNNYFPDSYPLEYFNYEFKIKDIHKEGEPLNIYITFDTTPVIGPHISVGDDEITYKVDPSGNKTLVGFNHIKSYEIPERLRPNMIKPYPEKKN, encoded by the coding sequence GTGAAATATAATAAAAGTTGGAGATTTATCGTTATACTAATTTTGTCGGATATATTACTCTTTGAAATGGTCTTTTATTTACAGAAAAATCACACCTTACCGGTATTTAATTACTCTCAAACTACCGAATCGGAAACAAAAGATGAATTAATTATTTCTTTATTTATGAACAATATCATTGCCGATAGCAGTAAATTTTATAATAATTATTTTCCGGATTCGTATCCACTAGAATACTTTAATTATGAATTTAAAATTAAAGATATTCATAAAGAAGGCGAACCATTAAATATTTACATTACATTTGACACAACACCAGTTATAGGTCCACATATTTCAGTTGGCGATGATGAAATCACTTATAAAGTAGATCCATCCGGTAATAAAACACTTGTTGGTTTTAATCATATAAAATCGTACGAAATTCCTGAAAGATTACGACCAAACATGATTAAGCCTTATCCCGAAAAAAAGAATTAA
- a CDS encoding putative bifunctional diguanylate cyclase/phosphodiesterase yields the protein MGTIILNTMITIESLGGDKKYIIPYSTGNIFFIVAGIGILLLIVLFILHSRKTRALKALSGQKEQLDEEYHLLEFSYEEAVNTRNQYQTKNEELKKNNDKLKKIAFTDLLTQLPNHYALTELVDNVMLTLRNEEIVALMYIDVDDFKQITDNLGHSYGDELLIDITHRLKQSIDENDYLARLGSDEFVILTQNFTDVGEYESKLKKILKVFEYPFVLSLKEYFVTVSIGVAMAPKDGKTTQVLLKNADTAMYSAKMTGKNTFAYFKAAMNDRIMEKIQNQSELRRAIEKKEFVVYYQPQIDLKTDKVIGFEALVRWEHAERGVLKPAQFIKLSEETGLIVPIGLIVMEEALKQLKIWQDKGYRDLTMSINISVRQLKDNDFYQKVKEIIELTGVNTSNVELEITESAALQESESARHMIEALSELGISFALDDFGTGYSSMNYLKLYPISNIKMDKSFLDTLFTDEFNKSIIESTIALVQSMNLTVTAEGIESSEQEIFLKSARCNKAQGYLYSEALPADQAESYLLSNL from the coding sequence TTGGGTACGATAATACTAAATACTATGATAACTATTGAGTCACTGGGAGGAGATAAGAAGTATATTATACCTTATAGTACAGGGAATATATTTTTTATTGTGGCTGGCATAGGAATACTCCTCCTAATCGTATTGTTTATTCTCCATAGCAGGAAGACTAGGGCTTTAAAAGCGTTATCAGGACAAAAGGAACAGTTGGATGAGGAATATCATTTACTGGAGTTCTCCTATGAAGAAGCTGTAAATACTAGAAATCAATACCAAACAAAGAATGAAGAACTGAAAAAGAACAATGATAAACTGAAAAAGATAGCTTTTACAGATTTACTGACCCAATTACCCAACCACTATGCTTTGACTGAGCTCGTAGATAATGTCATGCTGACTCTTCGGAATGAAGAAATTGTAGCACTGATGTATATCGATGTGGATGATTTTAAGCAGATTACGGATAATTTAGGACATTCCTATGGAGATGAATTGCTAATTGACATCACCCATAGATTGAAGCAATCTATTGATGAGAATGACTATCTGGCAAGACTGGGCAGTGACGAGTTTGTCATTCTGACACAGAACTTTACAGATGTCGGTGAATATGAAAGTAAGTTAAAGAAGATTCTTAAGGTTTTTGAATATCCCTTTGTTTTATCTTTAAAGGAATATTTTGTAACAGTCAGTATTGGTGTAGCTATGGCACCAAAGGATGGTAAGACGACTCAAGTTCTTCTTAAAAATGCAGACACCGCCATGTACTCTGCTAAAATGACCGGGAAAAATACCTTTGCCTACTTTAAGGCAGCTATGAATGACAGAATCATGGAGAAGATACAAAACCAGTCGGAACTAAGGCGTGCCATTGAGAAAAAGGAATTCGTTGTTTATTACCAACCTCAGATTGATTTAAAGACCGACAAGGTTATAGGCTTTGAAGCTCTAGTCAGATGGGAGCACGCAGAAAGAGGTGTTTTAAAACCGGCTCAGTTTATAAAGCTGTCGGAGGAAACAGGGTTAATAGTGCCTATAGGTCTGATTGTAATGGAAGAAGCCTTAAAGCAATTAAAGATATGGCAGGATAAAGGTTATAGAGACCTAACCATGAGCATTAATATATCTGTCAGACAGTTAAAGGATAATGATTTTTACCAAAAAGTAAAGGAAATCATAGAACTTACAGGGGTGAACACTTCTAATGTAGAGTTAGAGATTACAGAGTCAGCTGCTTTACAGGAAAGCGAAAGTGCCAGACATATGATTGAAGCCTTAAGTGAACTTGGAATTTCCTTTGCATTGGATGATTTCGGAACAGGTTACTCATCCATGAATTACTTAAAATTATATCCTATCAGTAATATTAAGATGGATAAGAGCTTTTTAGATACCTTATTTACCGATGAGTTTAATAAGAGTATTATTGAATCCACTATTGCTTTGGTACAGAGCATGAATCTTACCGTAACAGCCGAAGGGATAGAAAGCAGTGAGCAGGAGATCTTCCTAAAGAGTGCAAGGTGCAATAAAGCACAGGGATATCTTTATAGTGAAGCATTACCGGCAGATCAGGCAGAATCCTATCTGCTAAGTAATTTGTAA
- the gltA gene encoding NADPH-dependent glutamate synthase, which produces MDVLKKVPVREQDPQVRAHNFEEVCLGYDEKEAKLEASRCLKCMNARCIAGCPVNIDIPGFIREIEKGNPEGAYKVLSNYTALPAVCGRVCPQETQCEERCIRGIKGEPVSIGKLERFAADWARENNIKPDLPTEKKNMKVAVIGSGPASLTCAGDLAKLGYEVTIFEALHEPGGVLVYGIPEFRLPKETVVKTEIENVKALGVKIETNVVIGKSITIDELMEEEGYRAVFIGSGAGLPKFMGIPGENANGVFSANEYLTRNNLMKAFDASYDTPIAAGQTVAVVGGGNVAMDAARTALRLGAKVYIVYRRSEEELPARVEEVHHAKEEGIIFKFLTNPTEILVDDNGWVKGMKCEEMELLEPDASGRRRPVPRKDSEFELPVDTVIMSLGTSPNPMISSTTKGLDLNKYNCIIADEETGQTTKEGVFAGGDAVIGAATVILAMGAGKKAAIAIDKYLTDRQ; this is translated from the coding sequence ATGGATGTGTTAAAGAAAGTACCTGTCAGAGAACAAGATCCGCAGGTAAGAGCGCATAATTTCGAAGAAGTTTGTTTGGGATATGATGAAAAGGAAGCGAAGTTGGAGGCCAGCCGTTGCTTAAAATGTATGAATGCCAGATGTATTGCAGGATGTCCTGTCAATATTGATATCCCCGGATTTATCCGAGAAATAGAAAAAGGCAATCCGGAAGGTGCTTATAAAGTACTGAGTAATTATACAGCACTTCCTGCTGTCTGCGGAAGAGTATGTCCGCAGGAGACCCAGTGCGAGGAAAGGTGTATCAGAGGCATAAAGGGTGAACCGGTATCTATCGGTAAATTAGAGCGTTTTGCTGCGGATTGGGCAAGAGAGAATAACATTAAACCGGACTTGCCAACGGAGAAAAAGAATATGAAAGTAGCAGTTATCGGCTCCGGCCCAGCCAGCCTTACCTGTGCGGGAGACCTTGCTAAGCTGGGGTATGAGGTCACCATCTTTGAAGCTCTTCATGAACCTGGCGGCGTACTGGTGTATGGTATACCTGAATTCCGTTTACCAAAGGAAACCGTGGTAAAGACTGAGATTGAGAATGTGAAAGCTCTTGGAGTTAAAATAGAAACCAATGTAGTAATCGGTAAATCCATTACCATCGACGAGCTGATGGAGGAAGAAGGCTATAGGGCTGTATTCATTGGTTCCGGTGCAGGGCTACCGAAATTTATGGGAATACCCGGTGAAAATGCAAATGGTGTATTCTCTGCCAATGAGTACCTTACCAGAAATAATCTGATGAAAGCTTTTGACGCCAGCTATGATACCCCAATTGCAGCAGGACAGACAGTGGCTGTTGTAGGAGGCGGTAATGTGGCTATGGATGCAGCCAGGACAGCTCTCAGGCTTGGAGCAAAAGTATATATCGTGTATAGAAGAAGTGAAGAGGAACTGCCTGCCAGAGTGGAAGAAGTGCACCATGCCAAGGAAGAAGGAATTATATTCAAATTCCTGACAAACCCAACAGAAATTCTTGTAGATGACAACGGATGGGTAAAGGGCATGAAATGTGAAGAAATGGAACTTCTCGAACCGGATGCCTCTGGCAGAAGAAGGCCGGTTCCAAGGAAAGATTCCGAATTTGAACTTCCGGTAGATACGGTGATTATGTCTCTTGGAACAAGTCCAAATCCGATGATTTCATCAACCACAAAAGGTCTCGATCTTAATAAATATAATTGTATTATTGCCGATGAAGAAACCGGACAGACTACAAAAGAAGGAGTTTTCGCAGGCGGGGATGCGGTTATTGGAGCAGCTACGGTTATCCTTGCTATGGGTGCCGGTAAAAAGGCAGCCATCGCTATTGATAAATACTTAACGGATAGACAGTAA
- a CDS encoding sulfide/dihydroorotate dehydrogenase-like FAD/NAD-binding protein has product MYRILKKENLAPNIYLMDIEAKRVAKSCYPGQFVIVRMDEKGERIPLTICDYDREKGSVTIVFQALGSSTKRMAGYEVGEEFKDFAGPLGNKSELIDETYEELHEKSILFVAGGVGTAPVYPQVKWMKEQGHEVDCIIGARNKELIILEEEMSKVAKNVYVATDDGSYGFKGNVNDCIKDLVNNQGKHYDLVIAIGPVIMMKFVCLLTKELGIATIVSMNPIMVDGTGMCGACRLTVGGKVKFACVDGPEFDGHLVDFDESMKRQQMYKTAEGRAVLKEKEGETHKGGGCGCSDPIEK; this is encoded by the coding sequence ATGTACAGAATATTAAAAAAAGAAAACCTGGCACCCAATATTTATCTGATGGATATTGAGGCAAAAAGAGTAGCAAAATCCTGCTATCCTGGACAATTTGTCATAGTCAGGATGGATGAAAAGGGAGAGCGTATCCCACTTACCATATGTGATTATGACAGGGAAAAGGGAAGCGTAACCATCGTATTTCAAGCACTTGGTTCCTCCACAAAGCGTATGGCAGGATATGAGGTGGGAGAGGAGTTCAAGGATTTTGCAGGGCCCTTAGGTAATAAATCGGAACTAATAGATGAAACATATGAGGAACTTCATGAGAAAAGTATCCTGTTCGTGGCAGGAGGAGTAGGAACTGCACCGGTATATCCTCAGGTCAAATGGATGAAAGAACAGGGACATGAGGTGGATTGCATCATTGGTGCAAGAAATAAAGAACTGATTATTCTGGAAGAAGAAATGAGCAAGGTTGCAAAGAATGTCTATGTGGCAACAGATGATGGCTCTTATGGTTTTAAAGGAAATGTAAATGACTGTATCAAAGACCTGGTAAATAATCAGGGAAAGCATTATGATCTGGTGATAGCTATAGGCCCGGTAATTATGATGAAATTTGTCTGTCTATTAACAAAAGAGCTTGGTATAGCTACAATTGTAAGTATGAACCCCATTATGGTAGATGGTACCGGAATGTGCGGAGCTTGCAGACTTACCGTAGGAGGTAAGGTGAAATTTGCTTGTGTAGACGGACCTGAGTTTGATGGACATCTGGTGGATTTTGATGAATCCATGAAGAGACAGCAAATGTATAAAACAGCAGAAGGAAGAGCTGTTTTAAAGGAAAAAGAAGGGGAAACCCATAAAGGCGGTGGCTGCGGCTGCAGTGACCCCATAGAGAAATAG
- a CDS encoding response regulator transcription factor, whose translation MNTILVCDDDKEIVDAIQIYLRAEGYNIIKAYNGKEALEAIESTEVHLVLMDIMMPEMDGIHVTMKLRENNSTLPIILLTAKSEDSDKVLGLNVGADDYITKPFNPLELIARVKSALRRYTKLGSIVSEEQNIYSSGGLVVNDDRKEVYVDGELIKLTPIEYNLLKLLVKNKGRVFSINEIYELIWNEPSYGADNIVAVHIRHIREKIEINPKDPKYLKVAWGIGYKVEKY comes from the coding sequence ATGAATACTATTTTAGTTTGTGATGACGATAAAGAAATTGTTGATGCAATTCAGATATATTTAAGAGCAGAAGGTTATAACATTATAAAAGCTTATAACGGAAAAGAAGCACTGGAGGCCATTGAATCTACAGAGGTCCATCTGGTACTTATGGATATTATGATGCCGGAAATGGATGGCATCCATGTAACAATGAAATTAAGAGAAAATAACAGCACCCTGCCAATCATACTGCTTACAGCCAAATCAGAGGACAGTGATAAAGTTCTTGGTTTAAATGTCGGTGCTGATGACTATATTACAAAGCCATTCAATCCCCTGGAACTGATTGCAAGGGTAAAATCTGCTCTGAGACGATATACAAAGCTTGGCAGTATTGTTTCAGAGGAGCAGAATATCTATTCCTCCGGAGGCCTTGTTGTAAATGATGACAGAAAAGAGGTCTATGTGGATGGTGAGCTGATTAAGCTTACCCCTATAGAATACAACCTTCTGAAACTTTTGGTAAAAAATAAAGGAAGAGTATTCTCCATAAATGAAATCTATGAGCTGATCTGGAATGAACCTTCCTACGGTGCAGATAACATTGTTGCTGTCCACATCAGACATATTAGAGAGAAGATTGAGATAAATCCCAAAGATCCAAAGTACCTTAAGGTTGCCTGGGGTATCGGTTATAAGGTTGAGAAATATTAA
- a CDS encoding sensor histidine kinase codes for MNRIKGSVYIKILIHIALFLSGLTLAIGTYHIFNYLDSYTTNTSDFKETSEFQNKYLKYVERVAVYVDYREKGYSGSIGFDPSSSDISSLFEKEVDTKTKKKDNDASTEQQKFDYYNAILNQTNSNFLYYVKNIKTGAVYASAALENKVNKANDDGKNKMTLKEYLEHVKLTNNAYLIINTETEKYATNVNRNYQYLNDENLSWVIDYIKGNVINGEGDKEKDRGDYLICTTIVNNFPNKADEFGTMYHHFNSLYFNYSNSLHPVPISFIMLLLFLILTVFFTGHSKNSDEIILLGFDRLKTESSLILTAGGAALLYTTAIRLCKYLHEDYSFDYSILLGIGYAILYPFCMFALLSLVRRVKKNILISNSYLHSFGLKLKVFIREFFTGRSITFHFAGIIILFTIIETAGFLIYRYAFSFHYRIPIAITTCIFGYLFLFYLTIKQVIDFKIISHETKKLADGDLSHKIPIESMREPALSLALDINNISEGFSAAVDEKVKSERLKTELIANVSHDIKTPLTSIINYVDLLKKENLNNETAQGYLDILSGKTWRLKTLIEDLVEASKASSGALVLNLECLNLVELVRQSLGEFEDKFLDHKIEPVLTVSQEPLYIMADGRSTYRIIENIFSNVVKYALSGTRAYINIGAEEDMAVVSVKNISTAKLNISTDELMERFVRGDLSRNTEGSGLGLSIAKSLAAIQEGTFDIELDGDLFKAVLKFNKLNGYTSETRIAKESDFLP; via the coding sequence ATGAATAGAATCAAAGGCTCCGTATATATAAAAATATTGATACATATAGCTCTGTTTTTGTCAGGTCTTACTCTGGCAATCGGAACTTATCATATTTTTAATTATCTTGATTCTTATACTACAAATACTTCGGATTTTAAAGAGACCTCGGAATTCCAGAATAAATATTTAAAATACGTGGAAAGAGTTGCCGTATATGTTGACTACAGAGAAAAAGGTTATTCCGGCAGTATTGGATTCGACCCATCCTCCTCTGACATCTCCTCTCTCTTTGAAAAAGAGGTAGATACCAAAACTAAGAAGAAAGACAACGATGCCAGTACCGAGCAGCAAAAGTTCGATTATTACAATGCTATTCTTAATCAGACCAATAGTAATTTCCTGTACTATGTTAAAAATATTAAGACCGGCGCCGTCTACGCTTCCGCTGCCCTTGAGAATAAGGTCAATAAGGCCAATGATGACGGCAAGAACAAGATGACCCTGAAGGAATATCTTGAACATGTGAAGTTAACCAACAATGCCTACCTCATTATAAACACAGAGACTGAAAAATATGCCACTAATGTTAACCGCAATTATCAGTATCTGAATGATGAAAATCTTAGTTGGGTAATAGATTATATTAAAGGTAATGTAATTAACGGAGAGGGAGACAAAGAAAAAGATCGCGGGGATTATCTTATCTGCACCACGATTGTAAATAATTTTCCGAATAAAGCAGATGAATTCGGAACCATGTACCATCATTTCAATTCGCTGTACTTTAATTATTCCAACTCTCTGCATCCGGTACCTATCTCCTTTATTATGCTTCTTCTGTTCTTAATCTTGACCGTATTCTTTACCGGTCATTCTAAAAATTCCGACGAGATTATTCTCTTAGGCTTTGACAGACTTAAAACAGAATCAAGCCTTATCCTTACTGCCGGCGGTGCTGCTCTGCTGTATACCACTGCCATACGGTTATGCAAGTACCTTCATGAGGACTATAGTTTTGATTATTCCATATTGTTAGGAATAGGCTATGCTATCCTGTATCCTTTTTGCATGTTTGCACTTTTAAGCTTGGTACGAAGAGTGAAAAAAAATATCCTTATCTCGAATTCCTATCTCCACAGCTTTGGATTAAAGCTTAAGGTATTTATCAGAGAGTTTTTCACCGGGAGAAGTATAACCTTTCATTTTGCTGGTATCATTATCTTATTCACAATAATAGAAACTGCAGGCTTTTTGATATATCGGTATGCTTTTTCCTTCCATTACCGTATACCCATTGCCATTACTACCTGTATCTTTGGTTATCTGTTTCTATTCTACCTAACCATCAAGCAGGTAATTGATTTTAAGATTATCAGTCACGAAACCAAGAAGCTGGCTGATGGTGACCTAAGCCATAAGATACCAATAGAATCCATGCGTGAGCCGGCCCTATCCCTGGCTCTTGATATCAATAACATCAGTGAAGGCTTCTCCGCTGCCGTAGATGAAAAAGTAAAGAGTGAGCGCTTAAAAACAGAACTAATCGCCAATGTCTCCCACGATATTAAGACGCCGCTAACCTCCATAATTAATTATGTGGATTTATTAAAAAAAGAAAATCTGAACAACGAAACCGCACAAGGTTATCTGGATATTCTCTCCGGAAAGACCTGGCGTCTGAAGACATTGATCGAAGACCTAGTAGAAGCCTCAAAAGCTTCTTCCGGCGCTCTGGTCCTTAATCTTGAGTGTCTGAACCTGGTTGAATTGGTAAGACAGTCCCTTGGTGAATTTGAAGATAAATTCCTTGACCATAAGATTGAGCCGGTATTAACAGTATCCCAGGAGCCACTGTATATTATGGCTGATGGAAGAAGCACCTACCGTATAATCGAGAACATCTTCTCTAACGTTGTAAAATATGCCTTAAGCGGTACCAGAGCATATATCAATATCGGTGCCGAAGAGGACATGGCAGTTGTTTCGGTTAAAAATATCTCAACAGCAAAATTAAATATCAGCACTGATGAGTTGATGGAACGATTTGTAAGAGGTGATCTCTCCAGAAATACTGAGGGAAGTGGTCTGGGCTTATCAATTGCCAAGAGCCTTGCGGCTATCCAGGAAGGAACTTTTGATATTGAACTGGATGGCGATCTCTTTAAAGCGGTTCTAAAATTCAATAAATTAAATGGGTATACCAGTGAAACCAGAATAGCAAAGGAAAGTGACTTCTTGCCTTAA
- a CDS encoding CYTH domain-containing protein: protein METERKFLLKKLPEDLTVYKKKEIEQGYLCTNPVVRIRKSNEDYYMTYKSRLNKTVDSSVALVCEEVELPLTKEAYYHLREKVDLRLITKCRYLIPLDNGLTAELDIFEGELEGLVFAEVEFKSEEEAADFTPPDWFSKEVTFDDHYKNNVLATTADLTVFNMGLKKKESDS, encoded by the coding sequence ATGGAAACAGAAAGAAAATTCTTACTGAAAAAACTGCCGGAAGATCTTACAGTTTATAAAAAGAAGGAGATAGAGCAGGGTTATCTTTGCACCAATCCGGTTGTCCGTATCCGAAAAAGCAATGAAGACTATTATATGACCTATAAGTCCAGGTTAAACAAGACAGTTGACAGTTCTGTTGCTTTAGTATGTGAGGAAGTTGAGCTTCCGTTAACAAAAGAGGCTTATTATCATCTGAGGGAAAAGGTGGATTTGAGGCTTATTACAAAATGCCGCTACCTGATACCTCTTGATAATGGATTAACTGCAGAGCTTGATATCTTTGAAGGAGAGCTTGAAGGTCTAGTTTTTGCAGAGGTTGAATTTAAGTCGGAGGAAGAAGCAGCAGACTTTACACCGCCGGATTGGTTTTCTAAGGAAGTTACCTTTGATGATCATTATAAGAACAATGTACTTGCTACTACAGCTGATTTAACAGTTTTTAATATGGGACTAAAGAAGAAGGAAAGTGACTCTTAA
- a CDS encoding HD domain-containing protein, with amino-acid sequence MITYSEIKKIPQIKTYIQKADEALGALGYTEHSFAHVGLVAEKAKYILTTMGYPQRTVELAQIAAYMHDIGNVINRVDHAQSGAVMAFRILDRQGVEAEDIAVIISAIGNHDESTAYPVNEVAAALILADKTDVRYTRVRNRDFASFDIHDRVNYAVKEAETTINEEKSKITLSLTIDTEFSSVMDYFEIFLDRMVLCKKAAAKLNLRFQLVINGQKVL; translated from the coding sequence TTGATTACGTATAGCGAGATTAAAAAGATTCCACAGATTAAAACATATATCCAGAAGGCAGATGAGGCCCTTGGTGCCTTGGGTTATACCGAGCACAGTTTTGCTCATGTAGGGCTGGTAGCTGAAAAGGCGAAGTATATTCTTACAACAATGGGATATCCTCAGAGGACCGTTGAGCTTGCTCAGATAGCTGCCTATATGCATGACATCGGTAATGTGATTAACCGCGTTGACCACGCTCAGAGCGGTGCCGTTATGGCCTTTCGTATTCTGGACAGACAGGGGGTGGAGGCAGAAGATATTGCAGTGATTATTTCTGCGATCGGAAACCATGATGAAAGTACTGCCTACCCAGTAAATGAGGTCGCAGCAGCCTTGATTCTGGCAGATAAAACAGACGTACGCTACACAAGAGTCAGAAACAGGGATTTTGCAAGCTTTGATATCCATGACCGGGTAAATTACGCTGTGAAAGAAGCAGAAACAACGATAAATGAAGAAAAGAGTAAGATAACCTTAAGCCTTACCATAGATACAGAATTCTCTTCTGTAATGGATTATTTTGAAATATTTTTAGATCGTATGGTTTTATGTAAGAAAGCAGCTGCAAAACTAAATTTAAGATTTCAGCTTGTAATAAACGGACAGAAGGTTTTATAA